One genomic region from Microcystis panniformis FACHB-1757 encodes:
- the lepA gene encoding translation elongation factor 4, with protein MTDVPVSRIRNFSIIAHIDHGKSTLADRLLQITGTVAQREMKEQFLDNMDLERERGITIKLQAARMDYTAKDGQKYVLNLIDTPGHVDFSYEVSRSLAACEGALLVVDASQGVEAQTLANVYLALENNLEIIPVLNKIDLPSAEPERVAAEIEEVVGLDCSEAIRASAKAGIGINDILESIVQLVPPPQDTLAEPFRALIFDSYYDAYRGVIVYFRVMDGRVKKGDKIRFMASGKEFVIDELGILSPQQVQVNELHAGEVGYLAAAIKTVADARVGDTITLTTKPAKEPLPGYTEAKPMVFCGLFPTDADQYADLKDALEKLKLNDAALSYEPETSSAMGFGFRCGFLGLLHMEIVQERLEREYNLDLITTAPSVVYRVTTTDGEIVEVDNPSLLPSPQKREKIEEPYIQVEMITPETYVGALMELCQSRRGVFKDMRYFTKTRTALIYELPLAEVVTDFFDQLKSRSRGYASMEYQLIGYRENELVKLDIMVNGDPVDALAMIVHRDKAYYVGRALTEKLKELIPRHQFKVPIQAAIGSKIIASEHIPALRKDVLAKCYGGDISRKKKLLDKQAKGKKRMKAIGTVDVPQEAFMAVLKLDPQ; from the coding sequence ATGACTGACGTTCCCGTTTCTCGCATTCGCAATTTTTCCATCATCGCTCATATCGATCATGGTAAATCAACTCTCGCCGATCGCCTCCTGCAAATTACAGGAACCGTAGCCCAACGGGAGATGAAAGAACAATTTCTCGATAATATGGACTTGGAACGGGAACGAGGTATCACCATCAAGTTACAAGCGGCACGCATGGATTATACCGCTAAGGATGGTCAAAAATACGTTCTCAATCTGATTGATACCCCCGGCCATGTGGATTTTTCCTACGAGGTTTCTCGGTCTCTAGCGGCGTGCGAGGGAGCTTTATTAGTTGTGGATGCGTCCCAAGGCGTAGAAGCGCAAACTTTAGCCAATGTTTACCTAGCACTGGAAAATAACCTCGAAATTATCCCAGTTTTAAATAAAATCGACCTACCCAGTGCCGAACCGGAACGAGTCGCAGCGGAAATCGAGGAAGTGGTGGGTTTAGACTGTAGTGAGGCGATTCGGGCCTCGGCTAAGGCTGGGATCGGTATTAATGATATTCTAGAGTCGATCGTCCAATTGGTTCCCCCTCCCCAAGATACCCTCGCAGAACCCTTCCGAGCTTTAATTTTTGATAGTTATTACGACGCTTATCGAGGGGTAATTGTCTATTTCCGCGTCATGGATGGTCGTGTGAAAAAGGGCGATAAAATTCGTTTTATGGCTTCTGGTAAAGAATTTGTGATCGATGAATTGGGAATTTTATCACCGCAACAGGTACAGGTAAATGAACTTCACGCGGGAGAAGTGGGTTATCTGGCAGCCGCGATTAAAACTGTTGCTGATGCCCGGGTGGGTGATACGATTACTCTAACCACTAAACCGGCAAAAGAGCCTTTACCCGGTTATACAGAAGCAAAACCGATGGTTTTCTGCGGATTATTCCCCACCGATGCTGATCAGTATGCCGATCTCAAAGATGCGCTGGAAAAGTTAAAATTAAACGATGCAGCCCTATCCTACGAACCGGAAACTTCTAGCGCCATGGGTTTTGGTTTCCGTTGCGGTTTCTTGGGACTGCTACACATGGAAATCGTCCAGGAAAGACTAGAAAGGGAATATAACTTAGATTTAATTACCACTGCTCCCTCGGTAGTTTATCGGGTTACTACCACCGATGGGGAAATTGTCGAAGTGGATAATCCCAGTTTGTTACCTTCCCCACAAAAACGGGAAAAAATTGAGGAACCTTATATCCAAGTGGAAATGATTACTCCGGAAACCTATGTAGGTGCTTTGATGGAATTATGTCAAAGTCGTCGGGGAGTTTTCAAGGATATGCGTTATTTTACTAAAACTCGCACCGCTTTGATTTATGAGTTACCTTTAGCGGAAGTGGTGACGGACTTTTTCGATCAATTAAAATCTCGATCGCGCGGTTATGCTAGTATGGAATATCAATTAATTGGCTATCGGGAAAATGAGCTAGTTAAATTAGATATTATGGTCAATGGTGATCCCGTTGATGCTTTAGCGATGATCGTTCACCGGGATAAAGCTTATTATGTTGGTCGTGCGTTAACCGAAAAGTTAAAAGAATTGATTCCCCGGCATCAATTTAAGGTTCCCATTCAGGCCGCTATTGGTTCTAAAATTATCGCTAGTGAACATATTCCTGCTTTAAGAAAGGATGTCTTAGCTAAGTGTTATGGTGGTGATATTAGCCGCAAGAAAAAGCTGTTAGACAAGCAAGCAAAAGGTAAGAAACGGATGAAAGCGATCGGAACTGTTGATGTCCCCCAGGAAGCATTTATGGCAGTCCTAAAACTCGATCCTCAGTAA
- a CDS encoding AAA family ATPase yields the protein MKLLRLSYQDLSSGLSIDSCEFFPDLNLLVGISGAGKTSILKAIRNLKRITNGESINGVKWDVEFLTNDHVRYHWLGEFEVRKARSLIKIEEDEVNSNDDENKVSIISETLLKDQEVLIERNQEVIEFKHSKTPKLPSYLSCIELFNQEEDVFPVRQEFNKMVFNPLKFNISSSTLDKILRDYEYTSLSELQSSQLPISDKLLITYKKYPDTFEIIKRKFLDIFPQVEDLKIEFLEPFKLGDIGMLVSLTPIFLLEDLPRIQIKEKNSHVWIVEPNISSGMIKSLMFLATIELSPDGSVILIDEFENSLGVNCLDTLTEDLLVNYRDLQFIITSHHPYIINNISPAYWKIVTRKGGVIKVNNAADFHISKTRQKAFIDLINVLEEFPQGIS from the coding sequence ATGAAACTTTTGAGATTATCCTATCAAGATTTATCCTCTGGATTAAGTATAGATTCTTGCGAGTTTTTTCCAGATTTGAATTTATTAGTTGGTATCTCAGGTGCAGGAAAAACCTCGATTTTAAAGGCTATTAGGAATTTAAAAAGAATCACTAACGGTGAGTCTATAAATGGGGTGAAATGGGATGTAGAATTTTTAACCAATGATCATGTTCGTTATCATTGGTTGGGTGAATTTGAGGTTAGAAAAGCTCGTTCTCTCATCAAGATTGAAGAAGATGAAGTCAATAGTAATGACGATGAAAATAAGGTTAGTATAATTAGTGAAACTCTTTTAAAAGATCAAGAGGTTTTGATCGAAAGAAACCAAGAGGTAATTGAGTTTAAACATTCAAAGACACCAAAACTACCATCTTATTTAAGCTGTATAGAGCTTTTCAATCAAGAAGAAGATGTTTTCCCTGTTCGACAGGAATTTAACAAAATGGTTTTCAATCCACTTAAGTTTAATATCTCATCTTCAACATTGGATAAAATCCTTAGAGACTACGAATATACCTCTCTCTCTGAATTACAATCGAGTCAACTTCCTATTTCCGACAAACTACTGATCACTTATAAAAAATATCCCGATACGTTCGAGATAATAAAGAGAAAGTTTTTAGATATTTTCCCTCAAGTTGAAGATTTAAAAATAGAATTTTTAGAACCATTCAAACTAGGTGATATTGGTATGCTTGTTTCATTAACTCCAATTTTTTTACTTGAAGACTTACCTCGCATACAAATAAAAGAAAAAAACTCTCATGTCTGGATTGTAGAACCAAATATCTCCTCTGGAATGATAAAAAGCCTGATGTTCTTAGCAACGATCGAATTATCTCCTGATGGCAGCGTTATATTAATCGATGAATTTGAAAATAGTTTGGGGGTTAACTGTTTGGACACTTTAACAGAAGATTTATTAGTTAATTATCGAGATTTACAGTTTATTATTACCAGTCATCATCCCTATATAATTAATAATATCAGTCCTGCCTATTGGAAAATAGTCACTCGTAAAGGAGGAGTAATTAAGGTAAACAATGCGGCTGATTTTCATATTTCTAAAACTCGACAAAAAGCCTTTATTGATCTTATCAATGTCTTAGAAGAATTTCCCCAAGGAATTAGTTAA
- a CDS encoding ABC transporter ATP-binding protein, with translation MASLRDILSYYRNYQKAAFLSIAASSVFEIIDLMVPYAVGQILNVLSDQPLDGFVQSLVDRTMILTPFASEKWVSLAVLLGLIFLTTVIKAPIQPWVGVWFHWEISLRARRDHLRKIIAKILTLPLSFYDENNPGRIANRIAKGIENHTWTYPEVAGMMIPKLFRVFGIFIVIWIIQWQIALAFLISFVLIVAFIVRDLKDLMQKERILDQHIENTQSRNSEIITNIKTVKAFATEGQELYRQKQRLEREFTYVIYRIHKGYVDLTTWEKTLVQASLFGVFFFTLLATVQQKISIGHFITTYTLASMAYAELDPLSQMAETFARRYASMARLNEFINLPSGTDSGSLLADHAQHNPYHFTGKVELSNLSFGYSPERRILKDINLLIEPYQTVALVGKSGSGKSTLVKLLFRYFEPNQGQILMDGEDISRLDVTWYRRRLAIVHQEVDVFNGTVLENLTYGNPNISFEKVEEACKIARVDEFIQELPNGYSTIVGERGVRLSGGQRQRLGIARALIVDPDVLVFDEATSSLDYESERAIQLAMKSILGTRTTIIIAHRLSTVREADQIVVLDNGRIVEIGSHDQLLNQQGIYQRLHSLQESGELV, from the coding sequence ATGGCTTCCTTACGGGATATTCTCAGTTACTATCGCAATTATCAAAAAGCCGCCTTTTTGAGCATTGCTGCATCGAGTGTCTTTGAAATTATCGATCTGATGGTTCCCTACGCTGTCGGACAGATTCTTAATGTTCTTTCTGATCAACCTTTAGATGGATTCGTGCAGTCTTTAGTTGATCGCACCATGATTTTAACTCCCTTTGCCTCAGAAAAGTGGGTTAGTTTGGCGGTATTATTAGGCTTAATTTTCCTAACCACGGTAATTAAAGCACCAATTCAGCCTTGGGTGGGTGTCTGGTTTCACTGGGAAATATCCTTAAGAGCGCGACGAGATCATCTCAGAAAAATTATTGCCAAAATTCTCACCTTACCCCTATCTTTTTACGATGAAAATAATCCAGGACGCATCGCTAACCGGATCGCCAAAGGCATAGAAAATCATACTTGGACTTATCCCGAAGTGGCGGGAATGATGATCCCAAAATTGTTTAGAGTTTTCGGTATTTTTATTGTTATATGGATAATTCAATGGCAAATCGCCCTTGCTTTTCTTATTTCTTTTGTATTAATTGTGGCTTTTATTGTCAGAGATTTAAAAGATTTAATGCAAAAAGAAAGAATTCTTGATCAGCATATCGAAAATACCCAAAGTCGTAATTCTGAGATTATTACTAATATCAAAACCGTCAAAGCTTTCGCCACAGAAGGACAGGAATTATATCGTCAAAAACAGCGTTTAGAAAGAGAATTTACCTACGTTATCTATCGCATTCATAAGGGTTATGTGGACTTAACAACTTGGGAAAAAACCCTCGTCCAAGCTAGTTTATTTGGAGTATTTTTCTTTACTCTCCTAGCTACCGTTCAACAGAAAATCTCGATCGGGCATTTTATCACCACCTATACCCTCGCTAGTATGGCCTATGCGGAATTAGATCCCCTATCTCAAATGGCAGAAACTTTCGCTCGTCGCTATGCTTCTATGGCACGTCTAAACGAATTTATCAACTTGCCTAGTGGTACTGATTCCGGTAGTCTTTTAGCCGATCATGCCCAACACAATCCCTATCATTTTACGGGGAAAGTAGAATTAAGTAATCTTAGCTTTGGCTATAGTCCTGAAAGAAGGATTCTCAAGGATATTAATCTTCTGATTGAACCCTATCAAACCGTGGCATTAGTGGGAAAATCAGGTTCAGGAAAATCCACTTTAGTTAAGTTACTTTTCCGCTATTTTGAACCGAATCAAGGACAAATTCTGATGGATGGCGAGGATATTAGTCGCTTGGATGTGACTTGGTATCGGCGACGGTTAGCGATTGTCCATCAAGAAGTAGATGTGTTTAATGGTACGGTGTTAGAAAATCTCACCTACGGTAATCCTAATATTAGCTTCGAGAAGGTAGAAGAAGCCTGTAAAATTGCCCGTGTCGATGAATTTATTCAGGAATTACCTAATGGTTATTCCACTATTGTAGGGGAAAGGGGCGTGCGTCTTTCGGGGGGACAAAGACAGCGTTTAGGAATTGCTAGAGCTTTAATTGTTGATCCAGATGTGTTAGTTTTTGATGAGGCCACTTCTAGCTTAGATTATGAGTCAGAAAGAGCAATTCAACTAGCCATGAAATCCATTTTAGGCACTCGCACTACGATTATTATTGCCCACCGTCTCAGTACCGTTCGAGAAGCTGATCAAATTGTCGTCTTAGATAATGGTCGCATTGTCGAGATCGGTAGCCATGATCAATTATTAAATCAGCAGGGAATCTATCAACGTCTCCACTCTTTGCAAGAAAGTGGCGAACTGGTTTAG
- a CDS encoding DUF4164 family protein yields MSNETVTYSLEAVLTRIEGKIDNLQKDVNQKFDKIDERLNKLEVGQAKLTEKVEGIDNRLKSVEGTQKNQVWTLIILLASAIATAGWKVFFSGNP; encoded by the coding sequence ATGTCTAACGAAACCGTTACCTATTCCCTAGAAGCTGTTTTGACGAGGATTGAGGGGAAAATTGACAATCTCCAAAAAGATGTTAACCAAAAATTTGACAAAATTGACGAACGGTTAAATAAGCTAGAGGTAGGACAGGCAAAGTTAACCGAAAAGGTTGAGGGCATCGATAATCGCCTAAAATCAGTGGAAGGAACCCAAAAAAATCAGGTTTGGACATTAATTATTCTTTTGGCAAGTGCGATCGCTACAGCCGGTTGGAAAGTATTTTTTTCAGGTAATCCCTAG
- the hemB gene encoding porphobilinogen synthase has protein sequence MFPIHRPRRLRQTPQMRRLVSETVLTANDFIYPLFATTGEGIAREVKSMPGVYQLSIDKIVDEAKEVRDLGIPAIILFGLPESKDTEATGAWHDHGIVQKAATAIKEAVPDLLIVADTCLCEYTNHGHCGYLQTGDLTGRVLNDPTLELLQKTAVSQVKAGVDIIAPSGMMDGFVQAIRQGLDEAGYSDTPILSYTAKYASAYYGPFRDAADSTPQFGDRRTYQMDPGNAREALKEVELDVLEGADMLMVKPALSYMDIIWRIKEMTNLPVAAYNVSGEYSMIKAAALNGWIDEKRVTLETLTSFKRAGADIILTYHAKDAVRWLAEG, from the coding sequence ATGTTTCCTATTCATCGCCCCCGTCGTCTGCGTCAAACCCCTCAAATGCGCCGTCTGGTGAGTGAAACCGTCTTGACAGCCAATGACTTTATCTATCCCCTTTTCGCTACGACGGGGGAAGGTATTGCCCGGGAAGTCAAATCGATGCCGGGGGTGTACCAATTATCAATCGATAAAATTGTTGATGAAGCCAAGGAAGTGCGGGATTTAGGAATTCCAGCGATTATTTTATTCGGGCTGCCGGAAAGTAAAGACACAGAGGCGACGGGAGCATGGCACGATCATGGTATTGTCCAAAAAGCGGCCACAGCGATTAAAGAGGCAGTTCCCGATTTACTCATTGTCGCCGATACTTGTTTGTGTGAATATACCAACCACGGTCATTGTGGTTATCTACAAACGGGAGATTTAACCGGCAGGGTGTTAAACGATCCCACTCTGGAATTATTGCAAAAAACCGCCGTTTCTCAGGTAAAAGCGGGAGTGGATATCATTGCACCGTCGGGAATGATGGATGGTTTTGTGCAGGCAATTCGTCAAGGATTGGATGAGGCCGGTTATAGTGATACACCGATTCTTTCCTATACGGCTAAATATGCCTCTGCCTATTATGGTCCGTTTCGGGATGCGGCTGATTCTACCCCCCAATTCGGCGATCGCAGAACCTACCAAATGGATCCGGGTAATGCCAGGGAAGCCTTAAAAGAGGTGGAATTAGACGTATTAGAGGGGGCAGATATGTTAATGGTGAAACCTGCTCTATCTTACATGGATATTATCTGGAGAATCAAGGAAATGACTAATTTACCCGTGGCTGCCTACAATGTATCGGGGGAATATTCAATGATTAAAGCGGCGGCGTTAAATGGCTGGATTGACGAAAAACGGGTGACTTTAGAGACTTTAACCAGCTTTAAACGGGCCGGTGCCGATATTATCTTAACCTACCACGCTAAGGATGCCGTGCGCTGGTTAGCAGAGGGTTAA
- a CDS encoding phasin family protein, which produces MANLGDLVKKAVYLGVGIATYAAEKAEVNLQELRNQAQKLADEMISRGEMTTEEARKYVDELVKQAQQQTVAGNESNIPHEPRRIEIIEDEEDTKAAEPKVDELRQKVERLQEELRKLQQD; this is translated from the coding sequence ATGGCCAACTTAGGTGATTTAGTCAAAAAAGCAGTTTATTTGGGCGTAGGCATTGCTACTTATGCCGCCGAAAAAGCTGAAGTAAATTTACAAGAATTAAGAAATCAAGCCCAAAAATTAGCCGATGAGATGATTTCTCGCGGCGAAATGACGACGGAAGAAGCGAGGAAATACGTTGATGAGTTGGTGAAACAGGCACAACAGCAAACGGTGGCAGGTAATGAATCTAATATTCCCCATGAACCCCGACGGATAGAAATTATTGAAGATGAGGAGGACACCAAAGCAGCCGAGCCAAAAGTAGATGAATTGCGGCAAAAGGTGGAACGTCTTCAGGAAGAATTACGGAAACTACAACAGGATTAA
- a CDS encoding ISL3 family transposase, with the protein MWINFDQLLDLPNATVVNYQKIAQTIFLKLALLNETIECPNCHQTLDRINQTEYNLVRDLSILGNPVYLEVPRRQFHCQKCQKYISERLSFMRLRQHHTIRYESMIYERVKNCSIEEISREEGLGWSEVELIFNHCAKELEKEEWEAPERISLDEFSNLKGHKDFITTVVDMDKKILLDVIKGHKQEELMEALKAQPDAVREKVKEVSVDMWSGFTAVIKELFPNAKIIYDRFHVMAIINDELNKLRKLMGVHEKGLPHLLWKNKEDLKDEQKQQLEVILKEHPCLGIAWEMKEEIRQIYQSSRTFRGAERKLEKWIRIGGILYESSARMIQKHLPGICNYFENQTTNGLIEGMNTKIKLIKRMSYGFTNFEHLRLKLFACFNS; encoded by the coding sequence ATGTGGATAAATTTTGATCAACTCCTCGATTTACCAAATGCAACAGTGGTCAATTATCAAAAAATTGCTCAGACAATTTTCCTAAAGCTTGCTCTTTTAAATGAAACAATTGAATGTCCGAATTGCCATCAAACCTTAGACAGAATCAATCAGACAGAGTATAATCTAGTCAGAGACTTGTCAATATTAGGTAATCCAGTATATTTAGAAGTACCACGCCGTCAGTTTCATTGTCAAAAGTGCCAAAAGTATATCAGCGAAAGACTGAGTTTTATGAGATTAAGACAGCATCATACAATTCGCTATGAATCGATGATTTATGAGAGAGTAAAAAATTGTAGCATCGAAGAAATAAGTCGAGAAGAAGGGTTAGGATGGTCAGAAGTTGAGTTAATATTTAATCACTGTGCTAAAGAACTAGAAAAGGAAGAGTGGGAAGCACCAGAACGAATAAGCTTAGATGAATTTAGTAACTTAAAAGGACATAAAGATTTCATCACAACGGTCGTAGATATGGACAAGAAAATTTTACTAGATGTGATTAAAGGACATAAGCAAGAAGAATTAATGGAAGCCTTAAAAGCACAGCCAGACGCAGTTCGGGAGAAAGTGAAAGAAGTGAGCGTCGATATGTGGTCAGGATTTACAGCAGTGATCAAGGAATTATTTCCCAATGCTAAAATCATCTATGACCGTTTTCATGTAATGGCTATCATCAATGACGAGCTTAATAAATTGAGAAAGTTAATGGGGGTGCATGAAAAAGGATTACCTCATTTATTATGGAAGAATAAAGAGGACTTAAAGGACGAGCAAAAACAACAACTAGAAGTTATTCTGAAAGAACATCCATGCTTAGGAATAGCCTGGGAAATGAAAGAAGAAATTAGACAAATTTATCAAAGTAGTAGAACGTTCAGAGGTGCTGAGAGAAAATTGGAAAAATGGATAAGAATAGGCGGGATATTATATGAAAGTAGTGCCAGGATGATCCAGAAGCATTTGCCAGGTATTTGTAATTACTTTGAAAATCAGACAACCAACGGATTAATTGAGGGAATGAATACCAAAATAAAGCTTATTAAAAGAATGAGTTATGGATTTACCAATTTTGAACATCTTCGACTTAAGCTGTTTGCTTGCTTTAATTCATAA